A window of the Vespa crabro chromosome 8, iyVesCrab1.2, whole genome shotgun sequence genome harbors these coding sequences:
- the LOC124426246 gene encoding protein CLEC16A homolog isoform X1, which yields MKMFRSRSWFGGGLWKPKNPHSLEHLKYLYNVLSKNQTVSENNRGLLVETLRSIAEILIWGDQNDSSVFDFFLEKNMLSFFLRIMKQKCGSYVCVQLLQTLNILFENIRNETSLYYLLSNNHVNSIIVHKFDFSDEEVMAYYISFLKTLSLKLNTHTIHFFYNEVNEHTNDFPLYTEAIKFFNHSEGMVRIAVRTLTLNVYRVEDVSMLAFIRDRTAAPYFSNLVWFIGNHIIELDTCVRNDADHQSQNRLSDLVAEHLDHLHYLNDILCLNIPDLNKVLSEHLLHKLLVPLYVYSLMKQKDLICQNQDERKYVSVVVALFLLSQVFLIVSHGPLIYTLAAVIFKSDLNMIQIGVRKVIETFSDISSNKSVEFSQPKETLEKSLENLSESLTISESLNDDDDNNVEFTSETGETIDEKLQDLNKPSTSRIHVLPCDTSIKSSEQLDMNIPTEELEDIKHLNVTDEEKERLALESPLTQSQIQHNALELLSNKPFLETILNSLFCTENDYAALFGLCLLYALANNQGINRETMNLVLSPSQNAETKNWYNDILIDRLIHIITLSCQINAKVRLVTLELTIKLLTQLVLSEGQSLLKDSHLAAIEAAKEQSTALLRNFYKNEEIFLDMFEDEYNEIQKRPLNVEWLMMDSNILLPPTGTPMTGIEFSKRLPCGEEERARRAIRVFFLIRELSFTINMEEETQLPLTNPDKCVEVTNKLDLNNSDLISCTVIWKDGQKIHWFLVVDVTQLILVEPDTTRLGWGVAKLVAFLQDIEVAGDKDDSRCLNLTIYKPLSNSTGNRVPLLSTKFIFSDHIRCMAAKQRLTKGKIKVRQKKINQIARLLDIPTSIPHSSTPPNYALRNMRHDRILGRGQRQKDQSRPMFTVNKVPGFAAQMRREQVLRPVLGLPSTSCKRVDNNSNEKIHENGLRSRDSSPKMPRPRSEEIPLEDMRNRKTSLTSNGTSASHICLEKKDSCNPGSSTNSESSSIIRKRSEETSFTSPQNKDIKPRRKGQVETV from the exons ATGAAAATGTTTCGAAGTCGTAGTTGGTTTGGAGGAGGCCTTTGGAAGCCAAAAAATCCACATTCATTAGAGCACCTTAA GTACCTGTACAATGTTCTGTCGAAGAATCAAACAGTTTCTGAAAATAATAGAGGTTTATTAGTAGAAACCCTTCGTTCAATAGCTGAAATTTTAATATGGGGTGACCAAAATGATAGTAGCGTCTTTGA CTTCTTTTTAGAAAAGAACATGCTTTCATTCTTCTTGCGTATTATGAAGCAGAAATGTGGAAGTTATGTATGTGTTCAATTACTTCAGACGCTCAATatcttatttgaaaatatacgcAATGAAACATCTTTAT actACCTACTAAGTAATAACCATGTAAATAGTATTATTGTGCACAAATTTGACTTCAGTGATGAGGAGGTAATGGCATATTACATCAGTTTCTTAAAAACCTTAAGCTTGAAGTTAAATACTCATACCATCCATTTCTTCTATAACGAGGTAAACGAG CATACCAATGACTTTCCTCTATATACGGAAGCCATTAAGTTTTTCAATCATTCAGAGGGTATGGTTCGTATAGCAGTAAGAACTTTGACTTTAAATGTATATCGTGTGGAAGATGTGTCTATGTTGGCATTTATAAGAGATCGCACAGCAGCACCTTATTTTAGTAATCTTGTATGGTTTATTGGTAATCATATTATAGAATTGGATACATGTGTTCGAAATGATGCAGA tCATCAAAGTCAAAATAGATTATCAGATTTAGTGGCAGAACACTTGGATCATTtgcattatttaaatgatatactTTGCTTAAATATACCCGACCTTAACAAAGTACTTTCAGAACATCTGTTGCATAAATTATTAGTTccactatatgtatattcgttaatgaaacaaaaagatcTTATTTGTCAAAATCAG gatgaaagaaaatatgtcaGTGTGGTTGTggcattatttttactttctcaaGTATTTTTGATTGTTTCTCACGGACctcttatatatactttagcAGCTGTGATATTTAAATCTGATTTGAATATGATTCAGATAGGAGTACGAAAAGTGATTGAAACATTTAGCGATATATCATCAAATAAATCAGTCGAATTTTCACAGCCAAAAGAAACATTAGAAAAATCCTTAGAAAATCTAAGTGAATCATTAACCATTTCAGAAAGTcttaatgatgatgatgataataatgtagaATTTACAAGTGAGACTGGAGAAACTATAGATGAAAAATTACAAGATTTAAATAAACCTAGCACATCACGTATTCATGTGTTGCCCTGTGATACATCTATTAAGAGCTCTGAACAATTAGATATGAATATTCCGACTGAAGAACTAGAAGACATAAAACATTTGAATGTTactgatgaagaaaaagaacgtttGGCACTAGAAAGTCCATTAACACAGAGTCAAATACAACATAATGCTCTTGAACTATTATCAAACAAACCATTTTTAGAAACTATACTGAATTCCTTATTTTGTACAGAAAATGATTATGCTGCATTATTTGGACTGTGCTTACTTTATGCACTAGCCAATAATCAG ggTATAAATCGTGAAACAATGAATTTAGTTTTATCTCCTTCACAGAATGCAGAAACAAAGAATTGGtacaatgatatattaatagataGACTAATTCACATAATCACTCTAAGCTGTCAAATAA atGCTAAAGTGAGACTTGTTACATTAGAATTAACAATCAAATTGTTGACACAGTTAGTTTTATCAGAAGGACAAAGTCTTCTAAAAGATTCGCATTTAGCAGCAATTGAAGCAGCAAAAGAACAAAGTACAGCACTTTTGAGGAACTTTTATAAG aatGAAGAGATATTCTTGGATATGTTTGAGGacgaatataatgaaattcaaAAAAGACCCTTAAATGTAGAATGGTTGATGATGGACAGTAACATTTTGTTACCTCCTACGGGTACCCCAATGACTGGTATTGAATTTAGCAAACGATTACCATGTGGTGAA GAGGAAAGAGCGCGTCGTGCGATTAgagtatttttcttaattcggGAATTATCTTTCACTATTAATATGGAAGAAGAAACACAGTTACCCTTAACAAATCCAGATAAATGTGTAGAAGTTACCAACAAGCTTGATCTAA ATAACAGTGACTTAATATCATGTACAGTTATATGGAAAGATGGACAAAAAATCCATTGGTTTTTGGTCGTTGATGTAACACAATTAATTCTAGTTGAACCTGACACTACCAGGCTTGGGTGGGGCGTAGCAAAATTAGTAGCCTTTTTACAGGATATTGAAGTAGCAGGTGACAAGGACGATTCCAGATGTTTGAATTTAACTATATACAAGCCTTTGAGTAATAGCACAGGCAATAGAGTTCCGTTACTATCAACTAAATTTATATTCAGTGACCACATAAGATGTATGGCCGCAAAACAaag GTTAACcaaaggtaaaataaaagtacgacaaaaaaagataaatcaaaTTGCTCGATTATTGGATATACCAACAAGTATACCTCATTCGTCTACTCCCCCAAACTATGCTTTACGTAATATGCGACATGACC gtATTCTTGGACGTGGACAAAGGCAGAAGGATCAATCAAGACCAATGTTTACGGTAAATAAAGTTCCAGGATTCGCTGCACAAATGCGCAGGGAACAGGTTCTTAGACCTGTTCTTGGTCTTCCATCAACTAGTTGTAAGCGTGttgataataactctaatGAGAAGATTCATGAAAATGGTTTACGATCTAGAGATAGTTCTCCAAAAATGCCACGTCCACGTAGCGAAGAAATACCTCTTGAGGATATGCGTAATCGTAAAACATCTTTAACGTCTAATGGAACAAGTGCATCTCATATATGTttagagaagaaagatagttGTAATCCTGGTAGTTCAACTAATAGTGAATCTTCATCTATAATTAGAAAACGTTCCGAAGAAACATCGTTTACTTCTCCTCAAAATAAAGACATTAAACCACGTAGAAAGGGTCAAGTGGAGACAGTGTGA
- the LOC124426246 gene encoding protein CLEC16A homolog isoform X5 produces the protein MKMFRSRSWFGGGLWKPKNPHSLEHLKYLYNVLSKNQTVSENNRGLLVETLRSIAEILIWGDQNDSSVFDFFLEKNMLSFFLRIMKQKCGSYVCVQLLQTLNILFENIRNETSLYYLLSNNHVNSIIVHKFDFSDEEVMAYYISFLKTLSLKLNTHTIHFFYNEVNEHTNDFPLYTEAIKFFNHSEGMVRIAVRTLTLNVYRVEDVSMLAFIRDRTAAPYFSNLVWFIGNHIIELDTCVRNDADHQSQNRLSDLVAEHLDHLHYLNDILCLNIPDLNKVLSEHLLHKLLVPLYVYSLMKQKDLICQNQDERKYVSVVVALFLLSQVFLIVSHGPLIYTLAAVIFKSDLNMIQIGVRKVIETFSDISSNKSVEFSQPKETLEKSLENLSESLTISESLNDDDDNNVEFTSETGETIDEKLQDLNKPSTSRIHVLPCDTSIKSSEQLDMNIPTEELEDIKHLNVTDEEKERLALESPLTQSQIQHNALELLSNKPFLETILNSLFCTENDYAALFGLCLLYALANNQGINRETMNLVLSPSQNAETKNWYNDILIDRLIHIITLSCQINAKVRLVTLELTIKLLTQLVLSEGQSLLKDSHLAAIEAAKEQSTALLRNFYKNEEIFLDMFEDEYNEIQKRPLNVEWLMMDSNILLPPTGTPMTGIEFSKRLPCGEEERARRAIRVFFLIRELSFTINMEEETQLPLTNPDKCVEVTNKLDLNNSDLISCTVIWKDGQKIHWFLVVDVTQLILVEPDTTRLGWGVAKLVAFLQDIEVAGDKDDSRCLNLTIYKPLSNSTGNRVPLLSTKFIFSDHIRCMAAKQRLTKGKIKVRQKKINQIARLLDIPTSIPHSSTPPNYALRNMRHDRILGRGQRQKDQSRPMFTR, from the exons ATGAAAATGTTTCGAAGTCGTAGTTGGTTTGGAGGAGGCCTTTGGAAGCCAAAAAATCCACATTCATTAGAGCACCTTAA GTACCTGTACAATGTTCTGTCGAAGAATCAAACAGTTTCTGAAAATAATAGAGGTTTATTAGTAGAAACCCTTCGTTCAATAGCTGAAATTTTAATATGGGGTGACCAAAATGATAGTAGCGTCTTTGA CTTCTTTTTAGAAAAGAACATGCTTTCATTCTTCTTGCGTATTATGAAGCAGAAATGTGGAAGTTATGTATGTGTTCAATTACTTCAGACGCTCAATatcttatttgaaaatatacgcAATGAAACATCTTTAT actACCTACTAAGTAATAACCATGTAAATAGTATTATTGTGCACAAATTTGACTTCAGTGATGAGGAGGTAATGGCATATTACATCAGTTTCTTAAAAACCTTAAGCTTGAAGTTAAATACTCATACCATCCATTTCTTCTATAACGAGGTAAACGAG CATACCAATGACTTTCCTCTATATACGGAAGCCATTAAGTTTTTCAATCATTCAGAGGGTATGGTTCGTATAGCAGTAAGAACTTTGACTTTAAATGTATATCGTGTGGAAGATGTGTCTATGTTGGCATTTATAAGAGATCGCACAGCAGCACCTTATTTTAGTAATCTTGTATGGTTTATTGGTAATCATATTATAGAATTGGATACATGTGTTCGAAATGATGCAGA tCATCAAAGTCAAAATAGATTATCAGATTTAGTGGCAGAACACTTGGATCATTtgcattatttaaatgatatactTTGCTTAAATATACCCGACCTTAACAAAGTACTTTCAGAACATCTGTTGCATAAATTATTAGTTccactatatgtatattcgttaatgaaacaaaaagatcTTATTTGTCAAAATCAG gatgaaagaaaatatgtcaGTGTGGTTGTggcattatttttactttctcaaGTATTTTTGATTGTTTCTCACGGACctcttatatatactttagcAGCTGTGATATTTAAATCTGATTTGAATATGATTCAGATAGGAGTACGAAAAGTGATTGAAACATTTAGCGATATATCATCAAATAAATCAGTCGAATTTTCACAGCCAAAAGAAACATTAGAAAAATCCTTAGAAAATCTAAGTGAATCATTAACCATTTCAGAAAGTcttaatgatgatgatgataataatgtagaATTTACAAGTGAGACTGGAGAAACTATAGATGAAAAATTACAAGATTTAAATAAACCTAGCACATCACGTATTCATGTGTTGCCCTGTGATACATCTATTAAGAGCTCTGAACAATTAGATATGAATATTCCGACTGAAGAACTAGAAGACATAAAACATTTGAATGTTactgatgaagaaaaagaacgtttGGCACTAGAAAGTCCATTAACACAGAGTCAAATACAACATAATGCTCTTGAACTATTATCAAACAAACCATTTTTAGAAACTATACTGAATTCCTTATTTTGTACAGAAAATGATTATGCTGCATTATTTGGACTGTGCTTACTTTATGCACTAGCCAATAATCAG ggTATAAATCGTGAAACAATGAATTTAGTTTTATCTCCTTCACAGAATGCAGAAACAAAGAATTGGtacaatgatatattaatagataGACTAATTCACATAATCACTCTAAGCTGTCAAATAA atGCTAAAGTGAGACTTGTTACATTAGAATTAACAATCAAATTGTTGACACAGTTAGTTTTATCAGAAGGACAAAGTCTTCTAAAAGATTCGCATTTAGCAGCAATTGAAGCAGCAAAAGAACAAAGTACAGCACTTTTGAGGAACTTTTATAAG aatGAAGAGATATTCTTGGATATGTTTGAGGacgaatataatgaaattcaaAAAAGACCCTTAAATGTAGAATGGTTGATGATGGACAGTAACATTTTGTTACCTCCTACGGGTACCCCAATGACTGGTATTGAATTTAGCAAACGATTACCATGTGGTGAA GAGGAAAGAGCGCGTCGTGCGATTAgagtatttttcttaattcggGAATTATCTTTCACTATTAATATGGAAGAAGAAACACAGTTACCCTTAACAAATCCAGATAAATGTGTAGAAGTTACCAACAAGCTTGATCTAA ATAACAGTGACTTAATATCATGTACAGTTATATGGAAAGATGGACAAAAAATCCATTGGTTTTTGGTCGTTGATGTAACACAATTAATTCTAGTTGAACCTGACACTACCAGGCTTGGGTGGGGCGTAGCAAAATTAGTAGCCTTTTTACAGGATATTGAAGTAGCAGGTGACAAGGACGATTCCAGATGTTTGAATTTAACTATATACAAGCCTTTGAGTAATAGCACAGGCAATAGAGTTCCGTTACTATCAACTAAATTTATATTCAGTGACCACATAAGATGTATGGCCGCAAAACAaag GTTAACcaaaggtaaaataaaagtacgacaaaaaaagataaatcaaaTTGCTCGATTATTGGATATACCAACAAGTATACCTCATTCGTCTACTCCCCCAAACTATGCTTTACGTAATATGCGACATGACC gtATTCTTGGACGTGGACAAAGGCAGAAGGATCAATCAAGACCAATGTTTACG AGATAG